A region of Saccopteryx leptura isolate mSacLep1 chromosome X, mSacLep1_pri_phased_curated, whole genome shotgun sequence DNA encodes the following proteins:
- the TMEM187 gene encoding LOW QUALITY PROTEIN: transmembrane protein 187 (The sequence of the model RefSeq protein was modified relative to this genomic sequence to represent the inferred CDS: inserted 3 bases in 2 codons; deleted 1 base in 1 codon; substituted 4 bases at 4 genomic stop codons) codes for MKPKSGQALCHVAVTSCLCMATVYTGVFESIFVRVGYEHHAEAPGANLPTFLAPPFNSIINXISMLPAVYWLXRGGTAGCYLEDVFAAMALAYSPVQWLRLXCWVAAVFDRWPTLPIFARSVSWCLYLGLXWELRLLLTIECLSLFSYGLALLHLRGFEVALGVCIAAAXGQALHVRRCYGSDCSGIYLILEVLSCLGFVVLQLCDHQLARSHIFLQLTGHFXSKVCDVLQFHFAFLFLTKLNTCQKLPPEGKCIKVWKEATYSH; via the exons ATGAAGCCCAAGTCAGGTCAGGCCCTCTGCCATGTGGCTGTGACAAGCTGCCTCTGCATGGCCACTGTCTACACAGGTGTTTTTGAAAGCATCTTTGTCCGAGTGGGCTATGAGCACCATGCAGAAGCCCCGGGAGCCAACCTCCCCACTTTCCTTGCCCCGCCCTTTAACTCAATCATTAACTAGATCTCTATGCTCCCGGCAGTATACTGGCTATAGAGAG GAGGTACAGCGGGCTGTTACCTGGAGGATGTCTTCGCTGCCATGGCCCTGGCCTACAGTCCAGTGCAGTGGCTGCGG CTGTGATGCTGGGTTGCTGCTGTGTTCGATCGGTGGCCCACTCTGCCCATCTTTGCACGGTCAGTGTCCTGGTGCCTCTACCTAGGCCT CTGGGAGCTCCGCTTGCTCCTCACCATCGAGTGCCTCTCGCTGTTCAGTTATGGCCTTGCTCTGCTGCATCTGCGTGGGTTTGAGGTTGCGCTGGGTGTGTGCATTGCCGCCG GTGGCCAGGCCCTGCATGTCCGCAGGTGCTATGGCAGTGACTGTTCAGGAATATACTTGATTCTGGAGGTGCTCTCCTGCCTGGGCTTTGTGGTCCTCCAGCTGTGTGACCATCAGCTGGCACGTTCGCATATCTTTCTACAGCTCACGGGCCACTTCTGATCCAAAGTCTGTGATGTGCTTCAGTTCCACTTTGCATTCTTATTTCTGACAAAGTTAAACACCTGCCAGAAACTCCCTCCTGAGGGGAAGTGCATTAAAGTGTGGAAAGAGGCTACTTACAGCCACTGA